The stretch of DNA CAATGCAGGTGATTCCGGCGTTCGCGAGGGTGACCGCCAGCCGCCGCGCCCCGGCCTCCCCGGCCGGGGTGAGGGCCGCGTCGGGAGCCTGTCCGGTCGCCTTCGCGTGCCGGATCAGCAGGAGTTCGCCCGTCAAGCCGACGCGTCCGGCTGCGGCGCGGGCGCGACGAGTTTGCGAATCAGGCGAATCTGGCCCCGGTGGTTGACCTCGTCCTCCATGACGTGAAACCACGCCCAGTGCTGGTTGGGAAAGTCGAAGCCCGGCACCGTGAGCCGCGAGGCCAGCCACGCGTCGTCCCGCTCGGCGAGGGCCGCCAGCGTGACCGCTCGGCTCTCCCGCAACTCGCCCAGCAGCGTCTCCAGGCTCTGCCCGGTGGGCGGAGGCGTGCCCTCGCGGCCCATGCTCAGGCCGCCCAGCAGCGCCGCGTCCCTCTCCGGGTCGAGGTCGCGCCCCTCCAGCGAAAAGAGGTGGTAGGTCCGCTCCACTGCCGCCATATGCGTCAGCAGCGCCCCGATGGAGTTGCCGAAGCCGGGCGGCGTGGCCCAGAGCTGCTCGGTGTTCAGGCCCCGCACGTCGGCCAGGGTGGTCATCCGGGCGTAGTTCAGCATCTCGACCAGCACCCCGATCTGCGGGGCATACCGCTCCTGGGGTTCGATACGGTACCAGCGTTGCCAGTCGGGAGCAGCGGTCATGTCTGAAGTGTAATCTGAGGATTGATCCCGACCACAAAGAACCTCGGCCCCCCAAGGTGGGGAGCCGAGGCTGGTGGGGGAACTCAGCGGCCGTCGCCGTCGGTGGCCTCGCGCTTGCCCTCGGCGTACTCGGCGTGCGCTTCAGCGTTGTGGCCTTCGGCCTTGGCGCGGTCCTTGGCGGCCTGCGCCTTGTCCTCCAGGTTGTCGGCGGTGCCCCCGAAGTGGCTGGCGACCTCGTGCCCGGCGGCGCGGGCGCGGTCGGCCCCCTCGTTGATCTTGGCCTTGGCCGCGTCGGCCAGGTTCCCCAGCGTGCTCTTGTCGTCACTCATGCGTGAAACCTCCTGTGGATGGATTCCCGGTTGGGTAGGGCCAGCATCCCGCCCCGGCTCCCGCGCCGGGTGAAGCTCGAGTTTGCCGCTCGCTCATGGAACGGCGAGGTTGTCTCCCGATGGGGGACTCTCGCGGCCCCGTGCAGCAGGCGGAATGACCGCCCCAGGCCCTCCCAGCGCGGGAAACTTAGAGGCGTCAGAAAGCCGCCGACGCTCCCGCGCACTCCGCCACTGCCTGTTCCTCGGGGCAGGGGAGCGCTACAGTTGGGCCGTCATGACGATTCAAGACCCCCATATCCAGGTGCCCACCCAGGGCGAGAAGATTCGCATGGAGGGCGGCAAGCTCGTGGTGCCCGACCGGCCCATCATCCCCTTCGTGGAGGGCGACGGCACCGGCCCCGACATCTGGCGGGCCAGCGTGCGCGTGCTCGACGCCGCCGTGGAGCAGGCCTACGGCGGTCAGCGCCAGATCGAGTGGATGGAGGTCTACGCGGGCGAGAAGAGCACCCAGGTTTACGGCGAGGGCGAGTGGCTTCCGCAGGCGACCGTGGACGCCTTCAACGAGTACCTCTTCGGCATCAAGGGGCCGCTGACCACGCCCGTGGGCGGCGGCATCCGCTCGATCAACGTGGCGCTGCGCCAGGAACTTGACCTGTACGCCTGCGTGCGCCCCGTCCAGTACTTCGAGGGTGTCCCCAGCCCCGTCAAGCGGCCAGGTGACGTGGACATGGTGATCTTCCGCGAGAACACCGAAGACATCTACGCCGGAATCGAGTACAAGGCCGGGACCCCCGAGGCCGAGCGCGTGCGCGAGTTCCTGATGGGCGAGATGGGCGTGAACAAGATCCGCTTCCCCGAGACTTCCGCGTTTGGCGTGAAGCCCGTCTCCAAGGAAGGCACCGAGCGCCTCGTCCGCGCCGCCATCCAGTACGCGGTCGACAACGGCCGCAAGAGCGTGTCGCTGGTCCACAAGGGAAACATCATGAAGTTCACGGAGGGGGCTTTCCGCGACTGGGGCTATGAGCTCGCCAAGCGCGAGTTCGGCGGCGTGGAACTCGACGGCGGTCCCTGGCTGCAGCTCCCGAACGGCATCGTGATCAAGGACGTGATCGCCGACAACTTCCTGCAGCAGATCCTGCTGCGCCCCACCGAGTACGACGTGATCGCCACCCTGAACCTCAACGGCGATTACCTCTCCGACGCGCTCGCCGCGCAGGTGGGTGGCATCGGCATCGCGCCCGGCGCCAACATCAACTACGTGACCGGCCACGCGATCTTCGAGGCCACCCACGGCACCGCGCCCAAATACGCGGGCAAGGACGTCATCAACCCCAGCTCGGTCATCCTCTCCGGCGAGATGATGCTGCGCTACATGGGCTGGACCGAGGCCGCCGACCTGATCCTGAAGGGCCTGGACGCCACCATCCGCCAGAAGACCGTGACCTACGACTTCGCCCGTGGCATGGAGGGCGCGACCGAGGTCAAGACCAGCCAGTTCGCCGATCACATCATCGAGCACATCCGGGGCTAAGCCGGACAGCGGGCAGCGGGGCCGGGCGCGGGAGGGCGGCCCGGCCCCCGCCCTCTTTGCTACCCTCGCTCCATGACCCGCGTTTTCCTCGCCGCCGCCGGGGTGCTGCTGCTGGCCCTGCTCGCGCTCGCGCTGGTGTGGCTGGCCGGGCAACTGCTCGTCGGGCTGGGCTCGGTCGTCGTGGGCACCGCCCAGGTGCTGTGGCGGCTGCTGGGCTTCGTGGCGGCGGCCGGGTTCTTCGGCGGCCTGGCCTACTTCGTGGCGAGCGCGTGGCGGCCAGTGCGCTGACCCGTATGGAGTTGCGGCCCGCTACCCCCGCCGATAGGGCCGTCCTGTACCGCATCTGTCTGCAAACTGCTGACAGCGGGGAAGACGGCACCCACCTCTACCGTGACCCGCTGCTCGTCGGCCACGTCTACGCCGGACCCTACCTGGCGTTCGTGCCCGAACACGCCCTCGTGCTGGAGGATGGGGAGGGCGTATGCGGGTACGTCCTCGGCGTGCTCGGTACCGCCGCCTTTGGCGCGCGGCTGGAGCGCGAGTGGTGGCCTGCGCTCCGGGCACGGTACCTCGACCCGGCGAACGTGCCGCCGGAGGAGTGCACCCCCGACCAGCGCCTCGCGTACCTGATCCACCATCCGGCCACGCCTGCTGCGGACCTGCTCGCCCGGTACCCCTCCCACCTGCATATCGATCTGCTGCCGCGTGCGCAGGGTGAGGGGCCGGGGGCGACGCCTGCTCGACCACCTCTTCTCGTCGCTGCGGGAGGCGGGGTCGCCGGGCGTTCACCTGGGGGTGGGCGGGCGCAACCTCCGCGCCCAGGCCTTTGACCGGCGCGTCGGCTTCCACGAGTTGAGGCGGTCGCCGGGGGGGTGCCCTGCTGATGGGCCTGAGGCTGTAGTCGGTCCGCCGCGTGACGGGCGCTTCAGTTGAGAAAACAAAACCCGCTAGAATACCGGGCCGTGACGTGCGCCGCCCCCCGAGTCTGACCGCTCCCCGGCGCCCGGACACCCCGGAGGCTTCTTGAGTTACTGGCGCACCCAGATCAAACCGCTGCTGGACGCGGAAACCGGCACCCTGCACAAGCAGGCCCCCATCCGCGTCACGCTGGCGTTTCCCAATCGCTACTCGGTGGGGATGGCCTCGCTCGGGTACCAGGTCATCTACCGCATGTTCAACCAGGAAGAAGGGGTCGCCTGCGAGCGGGCTTTCCTTCCCGACGACGTGGAGGCCTTCGAGCGCACCGGGCAGGCCCTCCCCACCGTCGAGTCGGGCCGCGACGCGGGCGACTGCGAACTGTTCGCCCTGAGCGTGTCGTTCGAGCTGGACCTCACCAACATCATCCGCACGCTGGACGTGGCCGGGATGCACCCGCTGCGGGCCGAGCGCAGCGACACCGACCCCATCGTGATGATTGGCGGCCCCTTCACGTCCTCGAACCCCTATCCCCTCACGCCCTTTGCCGACGTGATCGTGATCGGCGACGGCGAGCAGATCGTGCCGGTGGTCTCCGAGGCCCTACGCGAGTCGCAGACCCGCGAGGAGTTCTACGACCTGATCGACGGGATGCCCGGCATCTTCCTCCCGGCGCGGCACGTCCACGAGCCGACCTGGGCCACCGCGCCCAAGGAACTGCTGCCCGCCTACTCGCAGATCGTGACGCCCCACTCGGAACTGTCCAACATGTTCCTGGTGGAAGCGCAGCGCGGCTGCCCCCGGCCCTGCACCTTCTGCCTCGCGCGGACGATGTACGGCCCCAACCGCAACAACCAGGCGCAGGAACTGCTGGATACGATTCCCGACTGGGTGGAGAAGGTTGGGCTGGTGGGCGCGGCCCTCTCGGACTTCCCGCACACCAAGTACGTGGGCCGGGTGCTCACCGACCGGGGCATCAAGCTGGGCGTGTCCTCCATCCGCGCCGACACCGTGGACGAGGAACTCGCCGCCATCCTCAAGGCGGGCGGATTGCGAACCTTCACGGTGGCGAGCGACGCCCCCTCCGAACGCCTGCGCCGCTGGCTGAAAAAGGGCATCACGACGGAAGACCTGCTCAAGACCGCCCACATCAGCCGCGACCTGGGCTTTTCGGGCATCAAGGTCTACATGATGATCGGCCTCGGCCCCGAGAACGACGACGACATCACCGAGCTGATCGAGTTCACCAAAGAACTGGCCAAGGTCAACCGGGTCGCGCTGGGCATCAGCCCCTTCGTGCCCAAGCGCCACACGCCGCACTTCGCGGACCCCTTCGCCGGGGTGCAGACCATCGAGAAGCGCCTCAAGCGCATTCAGAAGGAACTGCGCACCACCGCCGAACTGCGCAACGTGTCTGCAAAGTGGGCCTGGGTCGAGTCCGTGATCGCGCGGGGCGGCCCCGAGGTCGGCATGGCCGCCTACCAGATCTACCGCAACGAGAGCATCGGCGCCTGGAAAAAGGCCCTCGACGAGGTGGGCTGGCGCGACGGGTTCGAAGTCAACACGCCCGCCATTCACCTCCCGCCCGGCCAGTACGAGGCCCGCGAGGTCAGTGCCCACGCCGAGGGGCTGGCCGTCTAAGGCGGTCAATGGAAGGCGGCCCCTGAGGAGTGTCCCTGGGGGCCGCCTCTTCATTCAGGGTCAGTCGGGTCGCGGCTCCCGCGTCTCGACCAGTGGAGGCCGGGCGGCTTCTGCCGGGGTCACTGCTGCCGGGACCCCCGCCAGCCGCATCCTTCGGTCGAACAGCGGCGCGATCTGCGCGTCGAAACGGGCCAGGACAGGTCCCACGAAGGCCGTCATCAGCACGTACACTGCCGCAAGCGGCCCCAGTTTGGGCGCCAGCGCCAGCCCCAGTCCCGCGATCAGGATGCTGAACTCGCCGCGCGGAATCAGGGTGGCCCCGGCCCGCACCCGCCCGCGCGTCTGCACGCCCACGCGGGCCGCGCCGTACCAGCCCGTGTAGAACTTGGTGAGGCTGGTGATCACCGCGAGCACCGCCGCTGGAAGCAGCACCTCCGGCACGCTGCCCAGATCCAGCTTCAGCCCGAAGAACACGAAGAAGACCGCCGCAAACAGGTCCCGCAGCGGCTCCACGAGGTGCCGGGTGCGGTCGGCCACCTCGCCGGAGAGGGCGATGCCGACCAGGAAGGCCCCGATCGCGGCCGACACCTTCAGCATGTCGGCCAGCCCCGCGACCACCAGCACCAGCCCGAATACGCTGAGCAGCAGCGCCTCGTTGCTCTGCACGTTCACCACCCGGCTCAGGACGTGCCCGTACCGCAGCGCCAGGAAAAAGGCCAGCGCAAAGGCCGCCAGCGCCACCGCCAGGTTGACCCCCACCGCCGCGAGCGTGCCCCCGATCAGCAGAGCGGCCATCACCGGGAGGTAGACGGCCATCGCCACGTCCTCCAGCACGCACACGGCCAGAATCACGGGCGTTTCGCGGTTGCCCAGCCGCCCGAGGTCCGAGAGCACCTTGGAGGCGATCCCGCTGGAACTCAGGTAGGTCACGCCCCCCAGCAGGGCGGCGGCGAGGGGCGAGAACCCCAGCACCAGCCCGGCGAGCAGCCCCGGCGTGAAGTTCAGCGCGAGGTCGAGCAGCCCTACCCGGCGGTTGGCCGCGAGGTTGTCGCGCAGTTCCGCGCTGGTGTACTCCAGCCCCAGCGTG from Deinococcus sp. HSC-46F16 encodes:
- a CDS encoding DUF664 domain-containing protein, translated to MTAAPDWQRWYRIEPQERYAPQIGVLVEMLNYARMTTLADVRGLNTEQLWATPPGFGNSIGALLTHMAAVERTYHLFSLEGRDLDPERDAALLGGLSMGREGTPPPTGQSLETLLGELRESRAVTLAALAERDDAWLASRLTVPGFDFPNQHWAWFHVMEDEVNHRGQIRLIRKLVAPAPQPDASA
- the icd gene encoding NADP-dependent isocitrate dehydrogenase encodes the protein MTIQDPHIQVPTQGEKIRMEGGKLVVPDRPIIPFVEGDGTGPDIWRASVRVLDAAVEQAYGGQRQIEWMEVYAGEKSTQVYGEGEWLPQATVDAFNEYLFGIKGPLTTPVGGGIRSINVALRQELDLYACVRPVQYFEGVPSPVKRPGDVDMVIFRENTEDIYAGIEYKAGTPEAERVREFLMGEMGVNKIRFPETSAFGVKPVSKEGTERLVRAAIQYAVDNGRKSVSLVHKGNIMKFTEGAFRDWGYELAKREFGGVELDGGPWLQLPNGIVIKDVIADNFLQQILLRPTEYDVIATLNLNGDYLSDALAAQVGGIGIAPGANINYVTGHAIFEATHGTAPKYAGKDVINPSSVILSGEMMLRYMGWTEAADLILKGLDATIRQKTVTYDFARGMEGATEVKTSQFADHIIEHIRG
- a CDS encoding GNAT family N-acetyltransferase; translation: MAASALTRMELRPATPADRAVLYRICLQTADSGEDGTHLYRDPLLVGHVYAGPYLAFVPEHALVLEDGEGVCGYVLGVLGTAAFGARLEREWWPALRARYLDPANVPPEECTPDQRLAYLIHHPATPAADLLARYPSHLHIDLLPRAQGEGPGATPARPPLLVAAGGGVAGRSPGGGRAQPPRPGL
- a CDS encoding radical SAM protein encodes the protein MSYWRTQIKPLLDAETGTLHKQAPIRVTLAFPNRYSVGMASLGYQVIYRMFNQEEGVACERAFLPDDVEAFERTGQALPTVESGRDAGDCELFALSVSFELDLTNIIRTLDVAGMHPLRAERSDTDPIVMIGGPFTSSNPYPLTPFADVIVIGDGEQIVPVVSEALRESQTREEFYDLIDGMPGIFLPARHVHEPTWATAPKELLPAYSQIVTPHSELSNMFLVEAQRGCPRPCTFCLARTMYGPNRNNQAQELLDTIPDWVEKVGLVGAALSDFPHTKYVGRVLTDRGIKLGVSSIRADTVDEELAAILKAGGLRTFTVASDAPSERLRRWLKKGITTEDLLKTAHISRDLGFSGIKVYMMIGLGPENDDDITELIEFTKELAKVNRVALGISPFVPKRHTPHFADPFAGVQTIEKRLKRIQKELRTTAELRNVSAKWAWVESVIARGGPEVGMAAYQIYRNESIGAWKKALDEVGWRDGFEVNTPAIHLPPGQYEAREVSAHAEGLAV
- a CDS encoding cation:proton antiporter gives rise to the protein MSLAELFLELGAVILALAFVGRAAGRLGITPIPLYLIAGIGLGAFVHLGDAPEEFIHIGAEIGAVLLLFTLGLEYTSAELRDNLAANRRVGLLDLALNFTPGLLAGLVLGFSPLAAALLGGVTYLSSSGIASKVLSDLGRLGNRETPVILAVCVLEDVAMAVYLPVMAALLIGGTLAAVGVNLAVALAAFALAFFLALRYGHVLSRVVNVQSNEALLLSVFGLVLVVAGLADMLKVSAAIGAFLVGIALSGEVADRTRHLVEPLRDLFAAVFFVFFGLKLDLGSVPEVLLPAAVLAVITSLTKFYTGWYGAARVGVQTRGRVRAGATLIPRGEFSILIAGLGLALAPKLGPLAAVYVLMTAFVGPVLARFDAQIAPLFDRRMRLAGVPAAVTPAEAARPPLVETREPRPD